The Christiangramia forsetii KT0803 DNA segment TCATATTCTTTTTCAGGATCAGATTTTGCAGTGATCGCACCGCCTACTGAAAATGACAAATAGTTGTTTTCTGAATTATAGATAATACTGCGTATAACCACGTTAAAATCGAAATCTCCATTGGGGGTAAAATAACCAACCGCGCCACTATACAGTCCGCGTTTAGATTCTTCCAGTTTCTCAATGATCTTCATTGCCGAAATTTTAGGGGCACCGGTCATGCTTCCCATGGGAAAACTGGTCCTTAAAGCTTCTACCGGCGGAATGTCGTCTGCAATCTCAGCAGTAACGCTGGAAATCAACTGATGCACTTGTTTAAAGGCATACACTTTGCAAAGCTCCTCTACTTTAACACTGCCTTTCCTAGCGATCCTTGAAAGGTCATTTCTCACAAGATCCACGATCATCACATTTTCAGATTGTTCTTTGGGATCATCGGCTAATTCTAAGGCTATTTTACGATCTTCTTCGATATTATCTGCTCTTCGGGCTGTTCCTTTGATAGGTTGAGATAGTAATGCCTGGCCGCGTTTTCTTAAATACCTTTCGGGCGAAGCTGAAATAAGATTGAAATTTTCAAGTTTCAGATAAGCTGCAAACGGCGGACTCGAAATCTCATTGAGAGATTTGTAAATATTGAAAGCATCTATTTCTACATTTTCAGCATAAAATTCCTGGCAGAAATTGGCTTCATAAATATCACCGCGATGAATATGATTCAGCATCAACCTTATCTTGTCAAGGTATTCTTCTTTGGAAATCCTGGCCTCCACTTTTACGGGTATATTTTTAGAGTCAGATTCAACCTTAAAATTCTGAATATCATAAAGATCATCTTCAATTTCATCATCTACCATTCGTAAATAATGAAACTCTATCTTACCCTGTTTTATAAACACCAGTTTTTGCGGCTGAAAAAAGTAAAGATCAGGAAAGTGTAGTCCGTCGTAATTTGAAGATTTCAGATTTTCCACATCATTTTTAAGATCATAGCTCAAATAGCCAAATATCCAGTCGGCAGTGGTTTCCTGGTATTCCTTAAGTTTATCAAAAGCATTTACATAGTCGGTCTTTATAGCCGTGAAGGCTTCAACTGCCAGAATAGCTTCATATTCTCCGGTTTTGGAATCGTATTCATTACTATCCAGCCAGGCAATTTCCTTGAACTGCCTGCTCCATGATAATAACTGCTCTTTTAACTTTTTAGGATCTTTAACTGAAAAAATTCTGGAAGTACGCACTTAATTTTCAATTTGATGTGCAAAGGTAGTAAGCACTTCTTCAATTCCCATATCCAGCACTTCATTTGTCACTTTCCTATCCTGAAAATTGTCCTTAAAAGATGGCAGACTAAAGCTTTCTATCACTTCCCCACCAAATCTTCCGAAGATATTTTTCGTGTATTCCAGCGAGGAACTAGCTCCTCGTTTTCCGGGAGAAGTACTTATCAAAAGGATCTTTTTATGCTCCAGAAAATTCCTGTTCACCCTGGAAAGCCAGTCAATTATGTTTTTAAAAAAAGCTGAGGGACCACCATTATGTTCATTTACAGCAATAATTAAAGCATCACTTTCAGCTATCAAATTCTTTATAATCGTGGCGTGGATGGGATAACCTTCATTTTTTTCAATATCCTCACTAAAAATAGGTAACGGGTAATCGGTTAGTTTGATTATTTTAATCTCGTGACTCTGGATTCTATCAACTACATGATCTAATAATTGCTGGTTGATAGAGGTACTGCTATTAGAGCCGGCGAAGGCTAAAACTTTTTTCATTCGGTTATTTTCGCCTAAAATACCGAAAATAAATAAGTAGGGATATTAGTCTTTTCCGACTTTTTGTGGTTTTGTTATCCTGAGTGCAGTCGAAGAATAGACAAAAGTATCTCGACTGCGCTCGATATGAAATTTTAAACTTGTTTTTATTTCTAAGAATCTTTACGGATATTCAATAAAAATTGACAGTTTTGAAGAAACACACTATTGAAAATGAATTCCTGAAAATTACTGTAAAAGAAACCGGTGCTGAACTCTGCAGTATTCTAAATAAAGAGAATCATAAAGAATATATATGGCAGGCCAATCCTGAAATTTGGGGAAGCCATGCACCTAACCTATTTCCCGTGATCGGTGTACTACAAAATGGGAAATATCATTTTGAGAATAAAGAATATGAAATGCCAAAACATGGATTCATTCGGCACAATGAGAATATTCGACTAAAAGAAAAATCAGAAAATCAGCTCGTCTTTGAACTGTTATATTCTGATGAAACTTTAAAAATGTATCCCTTCAAATTCGATTTTAAAATTGCTTTTACCCTGAATAAAAAATCCCTGGAGGTAAATCATCATATTATCAATCTCGACGAAAAACCGATCTATTTCTCTTTAGGCGGACATCCAGCCCTTAATATTCAGCTTTTTGAAAATGAGAAGATCGAAGATTATTCGCTGGTTTTTGATCAGGAAATGGATTTAAGCACTTATCTGCTTAATGACCAAGGCCTCGTAACTTCCAGGACTAAAGGGATTCTCGATAATGAACATCAAATAAGACTTACTGAAGATATTTTTAATAAAGATGCCTTGATCTTCAAGAATATCAAGTCTAAAAAGGTGGATCTAGTAAGTGCGAAATGTGGAAAAATTTTATCGGTGAAATATGAAGATTTCAAAAATCTTGGAATCTGGGCAAAACCCGGTGCTCCCTATGTATGTATTGAACCCTGGCTGGGAATTGCCGATATTGAAGGAACCGATCAAAACCTTACAAATAAGGAAGGAATTATTGAACTAACCACCGCAGATGAATTCAACGCAGGCTATACGATAAGCATCGAATAATTCTACTCGATAATCGAGATTTAAATGAGCTGAGCTTGCCCCGATTTAGTTTACTTAACAAAAGCAGGTAAGACTTTGAGTTTCATAACGTACCTTTGCAGAAAATAAAACTTCACACTTTGAGTTTTCAGGACCTAAATTTAAATACTCCCTTACGCAATGCTCTGGAAGATCTGAATTTTCAGACTCCAACGCCAATTCAGGAACAGGCATTCTCCTCTATCATGTCTGGAAGAGATGTGGTTGGAATTGCACAAACGGGAACAGGAAAAACCTTCGCCTATCTTTTGCCATTATTAAGAATGCTTAAATATTCGGAACAGAAGAATCCACGTATTCTTATCATGGTTCCCACCAGGGAACTAGTGGTTCAGGTAGTTGAAGAGATCGAAAAACTGGCAAAGTATATCAATCTTAGAGTTGCCGGAGTCTATGGTGGAGTAAATATCAATACGCAACATCAGGATTTAATGCAGGGACTCGATATTGTGGTAGCCACTCCAAGAAGGTTGTACGATCTTGTGCTTAGAAGAGCTGTTCAATTAAAGTCTATCCAGAAATTTGTGATTGATGAAGTGGATGTGATGTTGGATCTCGGATTCAAATTTCAGGTAAATAATATCATCGAACTACTTCCTAAAAACAGGCAGAGTATCATGTTTTCGGCTACCATGACAGAAACGGTTGAGGAAATGATCGATACCAATTTTAAAGCTCCGGAAAAGATCTCTGTAGCCGTAAGCGGTACTCCATTGGAAAACATAGACCAGCGAGGATATAAAATTCCGAATTTCTATACGAAAGCGAATTTACTGAAACACCTGCTCGCAGATACGGAAACCTATCAGAAGGTGCTTATATTTATTGGAGATAAACGGATTGCAGACAGGTTATATGAAAATCTTGGTGAAGAATTTCCCGGCGACACAAGCCTTGTACATACCGGAAAAAGTCAGAATTACAGATTAAAAAGCGTGGGTGATTTTGATGAAGGATTATCCCGGATTTTAATTGCTACAGATGTGATGGCCCGCGGTCTGGATATAGAGAATGTTTCTCATGTGGTGAATTTTGATACCCCACAATATCCTGAAAATTATATGCATAGGATTGGTAGAACTGGACGTGCCGAGAAAAAAGGTCAGTCGTTGTTATTTACTACGGAAGCGGAACAGGAATATCTGGATGCTATTGAAGAATTAATGCAAACTGAAGTTCCTAAATATGATCTTCCGGAAGAAGTAGAAATCGCTACTGAATTGATCCCCGAAGAAAAACCAAGGGCAATTGAAATCAATAATCCTCATAATGTCACTGAAGAAGCCGGTCCTGCTTTTCATGAGAAAAAAGATAAAAATAAGAAGGTAAATCTTGGCGGTTCCTATAGAAGAGAGATTGCTCAAAAATATAAAAAACCAAAAACGCGGGGTGATAAGAACGCCAATCGTAGAAGGAAGAAATAGAAAAAAGGAGTGCAAAAGCGCTCCTTTTTGGTTTAATATGACCTTTTCCTTAAAATACGTCATCCTGAACCTGTTTCAGGATCTCTACTTTATTTCTATGTATAATGAGAAGCTGAAACAAGTTCAGCTTGACGAAAAATTAAATAGTATCCGACTTAACTTCTATTTTTCTTCTTAGCCGCTTTCGCAGCTCTCTTTTCTTTTAAACTCAATACCGGCTCTTTTTTAGCCGAATTCTTTGAAGGCGATTTTTCTTTTGCCATGATTTCTAGTATTTAGAATTAACTTTTAAATGTAGTGAATGTAATGATATAAAAGCTATAAATTTTATAGGTAGGCATTTATACATAAAATTATTTTGTGAATGACCTCGATAATTTATAGGAAGAATATTTTAATAAATATTATCAGTAGATTAACTTAACTGAAAATGTATGGAATCAAGTAATTATATTTGAAATCAGAACTATCATTTATGGGTAAAGATATTAGCATACCAGAGGAAATCATTAGCAGTAAAATTTATTTGATTAGGGATCAAAAAGTGATGTTGGATAGGGACTTAGCTGAACTTTATCAGGTAGAGACGAAGCACCTAAAAAGACAGGTTCGCAGGAATATAGAACGCTTCCCGGATGATTTTATGTTTGAACTGAACGAAGAGGAAATCAATAACTTGAGGAGTCAATTTGGCACCTCAAGATGGGGCGGGACTCGATATGCACCAATGGCATTTACGGAACAGGGAGTTGCTATGTTGTCGAGCGTGTTGAATAGCCCCACTGCCATCAAGGTAAATATCCAAATTATTCGTGTTTTTACCAAAATTCGTGAAGTGCTTGTGGATCACCTGAGCCTGAAATTAGAGATCGAGCAGATCAAAAAGAAACTATCAAACCACGGCAAGAATATTGAACTGGTGTTTAGCTATTTGGACGAACTCATTAAAAAGAAAAAAGACTCAGAGCCCCGCAAGCAAATAGGCTATAAAAAATAGTATCTAATGCCACGGCCACATTTGTTGCCGGTGATTTCCCCGCTCTTTCTAGAAGGCTACGCCTATTGCTTGATTCCTGTAAAAACTTTTATGCTATTAAATGTAAACTAGAGAATTTCGCTCGACGGACAAAAATTTTGAGCCATGTTAATCCAACTATTGAATCTATGCCCGGATCGCCACCTTATCCAGCTCTTCGTCCCTGAGCCAATTCAGTATAAATGTTGCAGTACGGCCTATTATAAAAGTAAATCCTCCAAAGACCGGGGGCAATAATGTCAATTTTAAACCGCCTGCAAAGAGACTCGGGTTTATGTTACCTAAAGATTCAAAAGCATCAAATACTCCAATAAGGCCTATTAACTGACTAAATAATCCTATAACTACTGCCAGAAGCGCTGCCTGATTAACAAGGGAAACCGATTTTTTAAAAACATTAGAGGGAGCTTTTAATTTCATCACTGAGCGAACAATCAAAAAGATAATTAATAGAAATAAAATTAAAATAAGCGTCATCTGAAATGAGCCTCCTTCCTGGATTCTAGATGTAAGTTGCCCAAAGAATCCCTGACCCTGAAATAAAAAAAGAAATAATGAGATCATAATCTGAAGTTTTTCTGTTTAATTATTTTGTATAAAGTGTTTTCAATAGTTGGATACAAAGTTGATCTATATTCCTAGCATCATTATGAAAAGCTGAAACATTGGATAATATAATCACCCCTTTTTTATTCCTAGTATCCAGAGTGATCATGGAAGAATAACCGCCTGTTCCACCATTATGAGCATATATATTTATGTTGGCATCAGGTTTAATGATTTTCCAGGCCAATCCGGTTTCCATTTTATATTCCTGTTGCTCAAAAGTAGGACGTCTGGTTAGATGAAGTTCTTCATTCGTATCGCTGAACTGAGCAACTGCGAATTTCGAAAGATCTTCTATATTTGAAAGGATGCCGCCGGCTGCTACCAAAGAATTTAAATTCCAGTTTGAAGTTTTCTTTCCATTGAGGTCAAGCCCATACACTAATTTCAAGTTGATTTTATCATTATTTGTAGTGGTATTATGCATATTGTATTTGGAAAGGATATACTTCTGAAGTAATTCCTCGTAGGTTAAATGGGATTGTACTTCCAAAAGATATCCCAATATTCCTGCCCCAATATTGGAATACTCATATTTAGTCCCTGGAGTTGTAATGATTTCTAATTCGCTAGTTAGATATTTTATTAATTTTTGCTCGTCATAATCTTTATAGGGATTTGATTGATCAACTGCTGCTAAATTTAAATTTGAAGGCAACTTAGGAAGGCCTGAGGTATGATTTGCCAGCTGCAATACCGTAACCTGATCATTAGCTACTTGAAAATTGAAATATTTCTGTATAGGATCCTTTAGTTTTATCTTATCTTCTAATACAAAATTTGCCAGCAAAGTAGAAGTAAATAGTTTCGTTAAAGAGCCAATTTCAAATATATCATGATAATTATCAACCTTCTGAAGCGTGTCCCCAGATCGCTTAACTCCATAATATAAAATTTTGCCATTTTTAATAATACCTATTGATAATTGCGTATTGTCTGGAAAAATTTTTGTTTTCTCAAAAATTATATCAGCTTGTTTTTCCGAAATTTGAGCTCCTGAAACCTCTAGATCATTAATGGAACTATTAGATTGTCCAATTCCATAGTTAAATAATAAAATTCCAATTAATAGTGATAACTGATTTTTCATTTTGAGTCTATTTGTTTTAGTACAGGTTGATAATTTTGGTTTTAACACAGGAGCAAAACTAGAATATAATATAAGTAGCTTTATTAAAATGCGCCGGCATACTGAAAAAACACTGTGTTCACCCAGTTTTTATTCCACTACGTTTAATTCATGCTTTCCACCTTTCAAATATGGCAATCTGTCGCAAAAACTTTCAACTTTAAAATATTAATCGCATTTTTATTCATTAATGAAACCGAAGAAAAGTATTATCCAGGCTGCAAAACGTCTTTTGATCCATTTAATTTTATGGATCTTCGTTCTGATTTTCTTCAGCTTTTTTATTGGAATTGAAAGTGCAAACAATCCTACCAAATTTACTTTTTCGGCATTTTTTCTACCGGTTACGATTTCTACGACTTATATTTTTATTTACCACCTCATTCCTAAATTCCTGCTTCCAGAAAAATATTTGAAATTCGTCTTCTATTCAGTGTATACACTAATCATATCGGCAGTTTTCATTATTGTCTCTGCCTTCTATGGTTTTGTCCTTTCTTTTGGGCTAAAATGGAACGATAATTTCCCGATTTCTAAAAGCATTTTTTACATTATGATCACGATCTACCTGGTGGTCGCGATTGCTTCAGCATTTAGTTTGCTGAAATATAACTATGCAACTTCTGCTAAAAATAAAGAATTACAGAACCGGATCCTGGAGGCACAACTAAAACTAAAAGAACAGGAGCTTCAGTATCTAAAAATGCAGATCCATCCGCATTTCCTTTTTAATACCCTGAATACTATTTATGGTTTAAGTCTCGCTAACAATCCATCTACGCCAGAAATGATTCTGCAACTATCCAACCTCCTGGATTATATACTCTATCAAACAAAAAAGCCATTGGTTAGACTGGAAGACGAGGTTAAGCATATTCAGAATTATATAGAGCTTGAAATGAAACGTTTCCAGGAAGATTTAAAGATTGAATTTCATTGTGAACCGATCCCGGAAAAAATAAAAATTGCACCAATGCTTTTACTTCCCTTTGTTGAAAATAGTTTTAAACATGGGAAAGGAAATGATGGAAAACTCAAAATATCAATTCATATTAAATTAGAAGAAGAATATCTAAAGTTTGAAATTATTAATTCGGTTTCAGAAAGCACAGAAAACTCGGAAACAGAAGGAATTGGTCTGGATAATATAAAACGTCGATTAAACATTCTTTATGAAAAAGATTATGAATTAAAGCTTGAAAATGATAGTGAATTTTTCCAGGCTAAATTAATTTTAAATACCTCCAAATTACCAACCGATGTCAAATAAAATAAGATGTGTAATTGTTGATGATGAAAATGTTGCCCTGGATATCATGGAAAATCATCTTTCAAAAATTGATAATATCGAGCTTGTTGGGCGTTGTAAAAACGCTACCGAGGCTTTTAACATGATCAGTTCGAATAAAACCGACCTTGTATTTCTGGATATCAATATGCCCGGTATTTCCGGCATATCATTCGCGAAGTCGATCAATAAAAATATTAAGATCATCTTTACAACAGCCTATCGGGAATATGCTATTGATGGTTTTGACCTGCATGCCGTAGATTATCTTTTGAAGCCTATTTCTTTTGATCGTTTACTGGATGCTGTACATAATTTTCAGGAAGTGCATTTAGATCAAAACGACCTGGAAGTTCAAAATAAAAAATCAGGCGACTTTATCTTCGTGAAGATAGACCGGAAAATGCATAAGATAGATTTCTCCGGAATCCTATGGATAGAAAGCCTGAGCGATTATCTTAAAATTGAAACATCGGAAGGCACAAAAGTTACCCGGGAAACAATTTCTTCTATTGAAACAAAACTTCCGGAAACTAAATTTTTAAGAGTCCACCGTTCTTTTATAATAGCTATAGACTATATCGAATCCTATTCGAACGAAGAAGTAGTTATTCAAAATAAGTCTATTCCTATAAGCCGTACTTATAAAGACGAAGTTTTAAAATGTTTAGGAAAGTTTCAATAAAAAAGCCGGAACATTGCCCGGCTTCTTATTGAAAATATTGTTTTTCTTATATATGCAACGCTCTATTTTCAGTAGCAGCTAACGCCGCTTCTTTTACGGCTTCAGCATACGTTGGGTGCGCATGGCTCATTCTCGCAATATCCTCTGCAGATGCCCTGAATTCCATCGCTGTTACCGCTTCGGCAATAAGATCTGCTGTTCTGGCTCCAATCATATGAACTCCTAAAACCTCATCGGTTTTCTCATCGGCAAGGATCTTTACGAGTCCGTCAATATCTCCGCTTGCTCTGGAACGTCCAAGGGCACGCATTGGGAATTTACCTTCTTTATATTTTACTCCTTCTTCTTTCAGTTGTTCTTCGGTTTTACCAACTGAAGCAACTTCTGGCCAGGTATAAACGACTCCCGGGATCAGATTATAATCAATATGAGGTTTCTGGCCTGCCATCAATTCCGCAACCATAGAACCTTCTTCTTCCGCTTTATGAGCTAGCATGGCTCCGCGAACCACATCGCCAATCGCATAAATATTCTCCACGTTTGTTTGAAGGTGATCGTTTACTTTCACTCTTCCTTTATCATCAAGTTTCACTCCAGCGGCTTCCGCATTCAAACCGTCAGTAAAAGGACGACGTCCTACAGAAACCAGACAATAATCACCTTTTAGTTCGATCTCTTTATCCTTTTTATCATCAGCTTTAATAGTAATCTCATCACCATTTCGCTCCACCGACTTCACCTTTGTACTGGTATGGAATTTTACTCCCTGCTTCTTCAATACTTTCTGAAGTTCTTTGGAAAGAGCACTATCCATAGTAGGGATAATTCTGTCCATAAACTCAACCACCGTTACTTCCGCCCCAAGGCGACGATACACCTGACCAAGTTCTAAACCAATAACTCCACCACCAATAACGATCATGTGCTTTGGAACTTCTTTCAACGTTAAGGCCTCTGTAGAAGTGATCACCCTCTCTTTATCCAATTCGATAAAAGGAAGATTGGCCGGCTTGGAACCGGTCGCGATAATGGTCTTTTTCGCCTCGATAGTTTGGGTTTCCCCGTCTTTTTCGATATTGATATGGGTTTTATCTTTAAAAGATCCTACTCCTTCAATTACATCGATCTTATTCTTGTCCATAAGAAACTTCACTCCGTCGCAAGTCTGACTCACAACAGAAGATTTACGTTCCATCATTTTTTCAAGGTTAAGTTTCACCTCTCCCGGAATTTCAATTCCGTGGTCCTCAAAATGCTTAATTGCATCATCATAATGGTGAGAAGAATCCAATAAAGCCTTACTCGGGATACACCCAACGTTAAGACAGGTTCCACCAAGAGTGGAATATTTTTCTATGATTGCAGTTTTCATACCCAGCTGGGCGCAACGAATAGCGGCTACATAACCACCTGGTCCAGATCCTATTACCGCAACATCATATGTACTCATAATTGTGTGTTTTTTCGTTTTTCAAAAATTGATCGTAAAAATACAACTATTCTCAGCAATGACCAATATTCAGTTAGCAGTCGGTCAGTTTCTTACCAGGCAGTTAAGTATCTGCCTAATATTATAAAAATTAAGATGTCATAATATCGTAATAATTTAAAAACAGACTATAAATGAAGATTCTTCATTTATAGTCTGTTTTTAGAATTTCGGTCAGGTCAAATCAATTATTCAACCAAAGTAAATTGAATTGTACCCAAAACACCATAGTCGCCTACATAGGTTCCAGTACCTGCATTTTGATCTCCTTTTATTGCTCCTGTCAAAATAATATCTCCAGGTTTTAAAAATTCTCCTCTTGCTGCTAACTCTCCACTAAGAAAGGAAACAGCTTTAAAAATACCATCTACCGGAAGCCCAACTTTAGCCTGTAGGATTGTTTCTCCATCCAGTTTCCCCGTTAATTGAATTTCGTTTGGATCGATACCTTTCTCGAATAATTCTTCCAAAGGTGTCTCTTCTCCCACTATATAATAACGTGCTGCACTATTAGTGGCAATAATATCCTTAAAATTAAAGTCTTCAGAAGTAAAACCAAAATCGGCAAATTCAAAAGCTGGTGCAATTGCTTTCACCGCATCTTTAGCTTCCTCAGGTGTAATAGCAGTTCTTACATTTTTTCCCATGATAATAGCTACTTCAAAACCAACTGAACCCCTTATAAAATCTTCACTCAGGCTTAAAGTCGAACCTTCCGGAATTTCGAAACTAGAGTAGAGACGCCCATAAAGAGGTTTTGGAGCTCCAAATGGTCTAACATCACCTGTAAAGCCTAGTTTATAACCCGTTAGTCGCTTCACGCCACCATTCCTGGTTCTATCTCCTTTTTTCAATTCCCGCACAAGAAGTTCTTGAAAATCATAGGCATCATCAATTGATATATCGAACATTGGTGTTAGTGCGGGATAAGGTTCAATATCATAGAAAGATTCTGCATAATCATCTACATAATCAAAAAGTTCTGAATTATCATCTTTCATTTTTTTCGCTGATAATTCTGAAACTTTTAATTCTTCCTCCTCATTTGATACTGAACAGGAAGTTAACAGTGATGCGCAAAAAAGAATGCACATAAATAATCTTTTCTCTCTTTTCATAACTTATATCTTTTTGATTTACAACAATATACAAGCTTACTTGCTGTGATGTCACAAGCAAGTTTTTAAATTTTTTATAATTGTGACTAATTTCTGTTAATAGGTTTCCATTTTAACTTTTTCTAAAATGAAAAATTGATTTGGTAAGTAAAAACTTTTCAAAGACTATAAAATCTTTTTGATAAAAATAAGCAGTCAATGAATATCAAAATTTCAAACTTACTTTAAAAGCTTTGTTTAAAACTGCTTAATTCTCATTCGCAACAACGAACTATAGACTACAGATTAATCAAAGTACACTGTTTTACTTTATTAATCGGAAAAATAAAAATATTCTCTGCAATGACTAATATCAAAGTTAGGAGCTATCAGTTATCAGTTATCAGTTATCAGTTATCAGTTATCAGTTATCAGTTATCAGTTATCAGTTATCAGTTATCAGTTATCAGTTATCAGTTATCAGTTATCAGAAAATAAAATTTTAATCGTAGCCCAGAAAACTTTGTTCACAACTTTTCACTCTTCACTCTCCACTCTCCACTTTTCACTCTTCACTCTTCACTCTTCACTCTTCACTTTTTACTTTTTACTTTTCAATCTGCACTTTTCCCTATTTTACGTAAACCACCTTTTTATTTACAAATTCCATCATTCCGTCTTTCGCTAATTCCCGACCGTAACCAGATCGTTTATTTCCCCCGAAAGGCAATCTGGGATCAGATTTCACCAGTTCATTTACAAAAAAAGCGCCATCGGTAACTCTACTTGCATATTCTAAAGATTTCGTAGTGTCTTTAGTAAAGACGCTAACTCCCAGTCCGAATTTGGACCTTTCGGATAATTCAAAAGCTTCCTCCACATTCTTAACTTTAATAATGGCAGCTAAGGGCCCAAAGGTTTCTTCATCAAAAGCGGTCATTCCCGGTTTTACATTTCCCAGGATCGTAGGTTCATGAAAGCAATTATCCTGTTCGCCCCCAACCAGTAAAGTCGCACCCTGGGAAATAGTATCTTTAATCTGACGATTAAGTTGATCTGCCAGGTCTTTTCTTGCTAAAGGTCCTACCTGGGTAGCATTATCTTTTGTATCCCCGGCCTTGAGATTTTTAACTGCCTCTGTAAATTTCTCCACAAATTCATCGTGAATAGATTCAAGTAAAATAAAGCGTTTTGCTGCAATACAGCTCTGTCCGCAATTTAACATCCTCGCAGAAACTGCAGTTTTCACTGCCTGACCTATATCAGCATCCTCCAGCACGATAAATGAGTTATTACCCCCGAGTTCCAGCAAACTTTTCTTGATATATTTCCCTGCTAATTGTGCCACAGCAGAACCCGCCATTTCACTTCCGGTAAGGGTCACTGCTTTTACAGCATCATGAGCAATTATTTTTTCGGTTTGTTCGTGATGAACGATAAGATTCTGAAAAACACCTTCCGGATAACCGGCTTTGGTAAATACTTCTTCGATCTTTTCTGCACAACCAAAAACATTGGGTGCATGTTTTAGCAATCCCGTATTTCCTGCGGTTAGTGTAGGTGCGGCAAACCTGAAGACCTGCCAGAAAGGAAAATTCCACGGCATTACGGCAAATACGGCACCGATAGGATCGTGCCTTACAAAACTTTTTGAAGCATCAGTTTTCACTTTCTCCTCGGCTAAAAAAGATTCTGCATTTTCAGCATAATAGTCACAAACCCAGGCACATTTATTTACTTCGGCCCTGGATTCTGAAATGGGTTTTCCCATTTCAGAAGTTATCATTTGCGCGTACTCTTCAAGATTATCCCGAAGTACCTGACCGGCTTTTTTGATCAGACCGGTACGATAGGAAAGAGGTTTTTGACTCCATTCTTTAAAAGCATCTGCCGATTTATTCAGTTTTTGATCCAGTTCATTCACGCTAAGAGCCTGATATTCTCCTACCTGTTCTCCGTTAAAGGGGTTGACGCTATAAAATTTCATTTAATTATTTTGGTTTGTGAAAGATTAAATTGAAGTTTGATAACTAAAACAAGCCTAAAAGTCATCAATTATTTTATTTCATTGAAGTTCAATAGGATAAATTTTAATACTTATTTGAAAATGCATTCGGTTTGAAAATCGATGTCCAAATTTTAAAATCCTGAGCCCTTCGGCCTAGCTCAGGATAAACTAAAGTCGAAGGATTGACAAAAGATATCTCGACTACGCTCGATTTGACAAAAAACACCTAATTAATTA contains these protein-coding regions:
- a CDS encoding sensor histidine kinase, giving the protein MKPKKSIIQAAKRLLIHLILWIFVLIFFSFFIGIESANNPTKFTFSAFFLPVTISTTYIFIYHLIPKFLLPEKYLKFVFYSVYTLIISAVFIIVSAFYGFVLSFGLKWNDNFPISKSIFYIMITIYLVVAIASAFSLLKYNYATSAKNKELQNRILEAQLKLKEQELQYLKMQIHPHFLFNTLNTIYGLSLANNPSTPEMILQLSNLLDYILYQTKKPLVRLEDEVKHIQNYIELEMKRFQEDLKIEFHCEPIPEKIKIAPMLLLPFVENSFKHGKGNDGKLKISIHIKLEEEYLKFEIINSVSESTENSETEGIGLDNIKRRLNILYEKDYELKLENDSEFFQAKLILNTSKLPTDVK
- a CDS encoding LytR/AlgR family response regulator transcription factor, producing MSNKIRCVIVDDENVALDIMENHLSKIDNIELVGRCKNATEAFNMISSNKTDLVFLDINMPGISGISFAKSINKNIKIIFTTAYREYAIDGFDLHAVDYLLKPISFDRLLDAVHNFQEVHLDQNDLEVQNKKSGDFIFVKIDRKMHKIDFSGILWIESLSDYLKIETSEGTKVTRETISSIETKLPETKFLRVHRSFIIAIDYIESYSNEEVVIQNKSIPISRTYKDEVLKCLGKFQ
- the lpdA gene encoding dihydrolipoyl dehydrogenase, whose amino-acid sequence is MSTYDVAVIGSGPGGYVAAIRCAQLGMKTAIIEKYSTLGGTCLNVGCIPSKALLDSSHHYDDAIKHFEDHGIEIPGEVKLNLEKMMERKSSVVSQTCDGVKFLMDKNKIDVIEGVGSFKDKTHINIEKDGETQTIEAKKTIIATGSKPANLPFIELDKERVITSTEALTLKEVPKHMIVIGGGVIGLELGQVYRRLGAEVTVVEFMDRIIPTMDSALSKELQKVLKKQGVKFHTSTKVKSVERNGDEITIKADDKKDKEIELKGDYCLVSVGRRPFTDGLNAEAAGVKLDDKGRVKVNDHLQTNVENIYAIGDVVRGAMLAHKAEEEGSMVAELMAGQKPHIDYNLIPGVVYTWPEVASVGKTEEQLKEEGVKYKEGKFPMRALGRSRASGDIDGLVKILADEKTDEVLGVHMIGARTADLIAEAVTAMEFRASAEDIARMSHAHPTYAEAVKEAALAATENRALHI
- a CDS encoding 2-keto-4-pentenoate hydratase; this encodes MKREKRLFMCILFCASLLTSCSVSNEEEELKVSELSAKKMKDDNSELFDYVDDYAESFYDIEPYPALTPMFDISIDDAYDFQELLVRELKKGDRTRNGGVKRLTGYKLGFTGDVRPFGAPKPLYGRLYSSFEIPEGSTLSLSEDFIRGSVGFEVAIIMGKNVRTAITPEEAKDAVKAIAPAFEFADFGFTSEDFNFKDIIATNSAARYYIVGEETPLEELFEKGIDPNEIQLTGKLDGETILQAKVGLPVDGIFKAVSFLSGELAARGEFLKPGDIILTGAIKGDQNAGTGTYVGDYGVLGTIQFTLVE
- a CDS encoding NAD-dependent succinate-semialdehyde dehydrogenase, whose translation is MKFYSVNPFNGEQVGEYQALSVNELDQKLNKSADAFKEWSQKPLSYRTGLIKKAGQVLRDNLEEYAQMITSEMGKPISESRAEVNKCAWVCDYYAENAESFLAEEKVKTDASKSFVRHDPIGAVFAVMPWNFPFWQVFRFAAPTLTAGNTGLLKHAPNVFGCAEKIEEVFTKAGYPEGVFQNLIVHHEQTEKIIAHDAVKAVTLTGSEMAGSAVAQLAGKYIKKSLLELGGNNSFIVLEDADIGQAVKTAVSARMLNCGQSCIAAKRFILLESIHDEFVEKFTEAVKNLKAGDTKDNATQVGPLARKDLADQLNRQIKDTISQGATLLVGGEQDNCFHEPTILGNVKPGMTAFDEETFGPLAAIIKVKNVEEAFELSERSKFGLGVSVFTKDTTKSLEYASRVTDGAFFVNELVKSDPRLPFGGNKRSGYGRELAKDGMMEFVNKKVVYVK